The sequence TTAATCTGATCCAGCTCCTCCTGAAGCTTTTTCATGGCTTCATCCGGTTCGATAGATTGACGCACCTTCTGAATGGCTTCTTCGGCGCGGCGGCGTACCCGTCCATCGGGCGTATGGTCTGCAAGAGACTGCAGCACAGCGATCGCCTTTGGTGTTTCCATAGTGCCTAGGGCTGAGACCACCGCAACCTGTGTTAAGAAAAACGTCTCACCGGAGAGTTCATCCAAGCGATCCAAAATGCGCTGCACTTGCGGCTTGGATTGTCCTGTGGAAATTGCACCAAGGGCGCGGATCGCTGCCAGCCGCAACGGTTGGGGAGTTCCCA is a genomic window of Synechococcales cyanobacterium T60_A2020_003 containing:
- a CDS encoding HEAT repeat domain-containing protein gives rise to the protein GSKAEKTKEDEALALLKQVLETRQGWNEMVRSGAIAGLSQMKTSEAALNVILTYTALGTPQPLRLAAIRALGAISTGQSKPQVQRILDRLDELSGETFFLTQVAVVSALGTMETPKAIAVLQSLADHTPDGRVRRRAEEAIQKVRQSIEPDEAMKKLQEELDQIKKDNQELRSRLEELEAKSKPA